tttgtattttaaagacaaccagttTGAAGGGAGCATTGTttgctttttgaaaaaaaaaaaaaaatcttaatatgaAATTTGAATGGTATGAAaattagagattagactgtaAAGAAATTTGAATCTACACACTAAAACACACTATACTCAGTCatgcaatgctgatgttgttaacattaataatttgagaataaagtataacaataataataatttgcatggtttgatgtgatatgaggtaactgatatttatataaaatcaacACTGGTAGCGCAATCTATTGCTTTATATGCTTCTTTCCTTTGTTGGTCAGAACAAACGTAGAAGACTTgttacttgttcagatgacaatatatggtgaaaattcttatttttGACATACTTCCAAGACGTAAGCTAGAATCTTTGATTGCGAAGGACTGGCACACATAActcctcaaaacattagattcatccaTGCTGGAGCCGTGCCGGTGCACGACCCATGCAAGAAAGATAATTCCGCAAACAGCTGCAATTTCaggttttcaaacagagatggcgacaaagaggcaaaatttaccgcagctttaagtagaACTTTCAATTGTAAcaatcattaaagggatagtttacccaaaaattttaattctgtaattaattactcacctttatgttgttccaaacctgtaaaacctttGTTTATGCTAGtacacaaattaagacattttttattaattttgagagCTTTATCACCCTACACAGACCGCAATGCAACTAAAATGTTAAAGGCCCAGAAATGCAGTAAGGACATTGATAAAACAGTCTATGTGTCATCAGTGgttaaactgtaatgttatgaaactttgagaatactttttgtgcgcaaagaaaataattcaaaatattatttttttctgtgtagaTCTTTGACACTCGTTTACAAAAGTAAATGATGCATGCATTTGGTGCTGCTGACACTGGAGCCGATGTTTGTGTTCCGAAAATAAATgaagatcttacgggtttggaatggcatgagagtgagtaattactgacaatctccatttttgggtgaactatccctttaagtgattACATTTATGTATCAAATGCACGAGTAATCTCAGACTAACCTTGGAGAGTCAATCCCACTATCAGCTGTGTAGCTTTGACTCTCTGTGGTTTCTCCTGCACAAGCCCCTGTAGGGTCATTTATGCTTGCAATGATGTTGCCAGCATCCTCAGATGTCTCATTTGTTCTCTGATGGCAGTCTTTTAATTCTGGGTGACAGATCCAGTGGTCAGATTTGCCAGCATCTGCTTCATCTGCAGATTTATGTATGGTCTCAGAATTGGACTCCACTTCACTTGTTTGACAGTAGTCAAAAATGCTGCTTTCCAGGGCTTCGGTATGTTCATCAACTGCCAAACTGAATTCTTGTGGTCTTTTGCTCAGACCCTGGATTTCTTGTTTGGAGTTAGCACCTTTCTCAAGGATCTGGTGATTAGAAGACTGCCAACTGTACTCATTCGACTTGTATGTGGCTCTGGTGGGTTTTCGATGAGCATGTTCCTCTATGAAATGTTTATCCCAACCACCATCTGCACAGACAGGCTCATGGCAACGAGCTTTGCCGGTCTGTGATATCTCACAGTCAACGCATTCCTCATGCAGGCACACAGAGCTACATCCATCTTCATCCTCCACCGTCTTTTGATAGATGCGATATTCATCATCTGTATAAACTTCACTCTCAGTCTGGCTTGTGTTTCTGGCCAGTGTCTGACCATCTGAGAGCTGAAGGCTAGTAATATTGACAATTTTCTGGTGTGAGGACAGCAGATCAGGACGGTGATGAGACTCTTCTTTACTGTTAAGTAGATGTAGGGAAAGTCTACGTTGGTTTGTAGGTTTAGGCCACAAGAGGGGTACTTCTGTTGTACCACAATGTGTTGCATGATCGTCAATGTTCTTTTGGTCAGGAACATTTCTCAAGTCTCCACCCTGATGTTTAATTTCTTTTACTTTGCCATGTCTGAACTCCCTGCTTCGGACTTTATTCTCTCTCAACCTAATTTTGTCCTCTATCCTCAAAGTGCTGCTCTCAGGGTACGCCAAGCTGTAATCCTCACAAAGCTCTTGAACTTGTTGAACATCCAGCGTGGAGTCTACAGTCGGTGCACGTTCATGGAGCTGTTCACAGACTGCGTCCTTCAGTGTGTGAGATTTCTCCACACTGTCAGCCATTGCTTTGGGCCGGTGAGGATCCCAGGACTTTGACCTGTGACCTGGTCTTTCCCTTCGTCCGGAGGTTGGAATCTTGGCTTCCCTCCTCTTTTGTTCTTTATGGCTGATGTTTGTTTCCACATCTCTTCCTGGCAATCCCAGAAACGGGTTATCTATCCGTTTCTTGTAAACACATTTGGGATTCAGATTGGTACTTTCTTCCTGATTGTCAGGTTCATCCAAAGCCAACTCTGGTCTGTGGTGAGATAGAATTTGATCATCTGCCTCTAAATCTTCAGCACATTGCAAGGTTCTACACTTTGCCCTTTGTTTCTCTTTGGATGTAGGTACTCTTCTCCTGCTGCGAGTAGCTCTAGGGGCTGATTTCTTCCCCACAGGCTTTGAGGTATGATGCCTCTGGATAGACAGAAGAGCTTCGGTGGAAATGCCCTTGTCCACAGCTTTCTCCATTGCTCTCTCAGGTTTCTCCTCAAGCTTCTTCATAAGAACCGTATGTTTCACTAGATTGTCTACTGTCAGATCTGGGTTGATCCGTTTGATGATGGCATGTTCTAGATCTCTGGGGAGGTTGTTTAAGTCATCCTCATCCCTGACAGGCCATTCCTCCGGTGGGAATTGTCCAGAGAATGTGGCATATTCTTTCTTCGACTTGTTCTCCTTTTTCCCCGTGTTTCGCCGGAAGAGGTTAAGTCCAAATTTGCGTCCAGCTTTCTCCTTGTCCTTGCGGCTTGTGTTGGTGGATTTACTAATCTCACTGGGCTGGTAATCTGCAGTAGACGTGGACTGGTGCTGAATCGAAGGTTTTTGTTCTTTGGGCCACTTGAGGCTTTTACCAGCACACTCACTGATGTTGATGGATTGGTGATCTTGGACAGACGGCAGTACAATGGACGGAGAGGTGAAGCAGCTACAGGACTTACAGTGGGCCATGACAGGAACCTCAGTAGAGGTGTCCATGCAGCTCTCATTACTCACCAGGTACGTGATGGGAGGAGGTGATGGCAGGTCATTGTCGCCAGCACTCCACCAATTCCTCTCTTTCACCATGTTGTTGGTAATGAAGTATGTTTGAGGGGTGACTACAAAGTAGCCCTCACCAGTGTGATAGATCTTCCTCTCTTTGATAAGAGCTCCCAGAGCACTGTACAGGATATCTTGAGTGGGAATGGTCATTCCTTAAACAGATTTTATTTGTGTGAATATAGAGCTTTCATAATgtatatgaattaaaataaaaatgtaagaaggTAGTGTACAAGGAAGCACAGCAAATTGAAACACAGCGTAATATTGTGTTACCTGGGTGTGCTTTCATCATGTGATTGATCAATGCTTCCTGATTAACAACCACATTGGCGGCATTCATGTCCGATATGACAGAGCACAGTATTTCAGACAGTGGAATATACTGAGACTGGGAAATTGGTGACATCTGCACAGGGGACAGATCACctgtgaaaaaatgaaaaatagaacATAGTCAGTTGAAGTCAATTTAAaagatgtattttaaataaatttttacacataatagattataaaatagtcggttgcactttattttacagtacgtgtactaacatgtacttacttacagtgtatttatctaagaaagttctggtaatacaaggtaactacatggggtagggttaggttcagggttagtacctagttattacatagttattgtaattacaataataagtacatagtaagTACATGAggaataatactgtaaaataaagtgctaccaaatattCTTTGATTGATAAAGCGGCTCTTAAATACACCATGAGATTGATTGATAGAAAACAACAAATCCTAAAATCCACAAAGGACTTAAGTTTAATCACAAATGAAATGGAATAATTACAGGTGGAGTATTTAGACCAACACACAATGAATAAATCACTAAACTAAtccttaaaaaactaaattacctGTAAATAGTTTTACTTGATTCTCCCAAagcctgatttttttttacatttacaatcaaATAAAGTGTGAGATATAAAAGAAATTAAGAACTCACGCTTGTGTGTCGTAAAGCATAGGTTTCTTGCTTCATGGTATTTCCCCAATTAGGCAAGTACTGATTAGACATTAATACTGATTGTGGAAATATTTTGGAACAAACAACATATAAGTGGTCAAGTATGTATGTGAAAGCTGTCACTGTCAACATCTAAtgcattttcaaacttttctgtTTTGACCACTGATCAGAAGTAAATTCTTCATTTTTTTGTGAACACAGATAGAGCCAAAGTATGGATTATTAACTAGGGATGACTACATTAAATGCGGAACACTTGCCCAGCACTGACTTTCCATTCTGTTGTTGATTAATCAACCAAAGCTCAGGTACAACATACTACCACCATAGAGTTCATCAGTAACTAAAGGGCCAAACTCACTCAAACCTGGACATTTTATTGGTTGATTCCAATGCAGCTTATCTTATTTTGtcaaaacatatataacatataggTGAAAAAACACATATGGTGAGTTCAtgttcatattattaatattattatctttTGCCATATATCTACTTCCAGTGGCCTTTTTTGTGtgcctttttttaattttctacagGCACTAGGAACTATTGTAAACAATTGTGACCCTCACATACCTGTATAACTTGTTATTGCTAGTGTCTATTGGCTATATGATTCCtatttacacaataaaaaaaaaaaaaaaaaaaaaatatatatatatatatttatatttgttactGCATTACTAGTTTTATTTATGCAAAAGTAAATGGGAAAGGCATTGTCAGTTTTACAAGTAGCCACTCCTATTACTGATCTGCACTTTTAGCTTCATTCATCTGCTAGTTCACATTCAATTTCTGACTTTCTGCGTGCTTATCAACTAATCCATTTTCCTTTGTTGTAAGGAAGCCCAGTCATAATAGTAAGCTGAAACAACGCCTTCCACTTTTGACACTGTTTTCCATGGGAAAAACATCCTGTCCAAGGTCtcaaaagcccctttcacactgcacgtcggacccgcaatattcccgtaacattgcctggtcgccttctgtgtgaaagcaaccacgtcccggaattgattaccgaatcgaacccgggtcggggacatagtaacattgcggtaatcgatccggaacgagcgctgtgtgaacaaaagccagatctaattccgtatcgaagtgatgacgcgcgttatcgcgcgacttttttaccggctgttttgaaggaagatcaacattcgcaacgaaaacatatgtgcaaactgtaatgaagcagagatcagttagttcctcactttccgcgctgacgcagagattgtttgcttgcttcagttaaagtataatgtgccaagcgttgtcgactcgtacattacacgtcacgcgctgatgtcacgtgtccttACGGGATCtacaagggttgtgtgtgaaagcacgcacatataccgggtcatcactggcagtgtgaaagtgccaaatctagcgaccagggaacaattacaggaacactttaccccgtatttgccggaatggcagtgtgaaaggggctaaacagGAAACATCCTAAGGTCTCTGACCACATGTAGTTTGAGACATGTAAAAAGAGGAAAGATTGATGCATGCACTTAATAAATCAATCCTTGTCTTCCTTAATTTTCAGGGAAGTGAACATCCTTAGGTTGTCCTTTGGATGTATATAATTGTTCAGATGCTTTAACTGGAGAAACAATTCTAGAAAACGTCTTGAattttacaaaaacaactttttagGAGTAAGTGGGTTCCAATATTCTTTTCAGACAGAAAGCGGGAAACGTTTTGCACAACAACTGAGAGAGAATCAATTGAGCTGGCATGATGTTGTTACTAAGGACACATGTACCCTTAATTCCTCTCTCCTAGTAAACACTCCGGGCTCATTGTATCATGAAGCTGTTCTGAAAACATTAAGACTTTTTTCACAGGAATACCTCACCAGGTACCATGGCAGCCATGTCACACTGCAGACAGCGGAAAGGAAGATGTAGAAAGGGAGTGGGACAAGTTTCttaatttacaaattacaaatgaatataaaaaaaataaccagtGGTTGACATTTAAGCATAAATTAATTAGAGAAAACCAGATTTGAAAATCACATGTGAATGTCTTGTGCATGGCTGCTCAAATACCCATTTTGTCTTTATCACATTACACTACAGCTCTTGCCGCTTCTCACACAGGTCATAGCAGGCCACTTTCATGATACTGAAATGACAAATAAGGCCATCAGATCACTTgaccacacaaaaaataaatagtaaataaagacaatcataaattaaacataagatatggaaaacaaaacatatttcaaataaaaatatatcattaaaTATCTTTAGACATTACAATTTCTACAGTCATGTGATCTACAACATATACAAAATACTGCAATATCTTCATCCTTTATtgctatattttataatattgtattgttgTTTAATGTGAAAATCTATATACCGTAATCTATCCACACAGatatttaataatcaatttaaatgCTGATTATCAAAGTTGGTCAGTTTATAAACTCTTAGTAAAATAACAAtaagtgcatttttatatttttatttcagttttgataACTGGTTTGTATTTACAAattttacatacaaaaaaaaggaaataaataaaagtgagcCTTTTCATGTCAAGAAACAGAAAGGTTAACCAAAACAACTTAAATATTGTTTGAGATTATGTTAAAAGAATATGATCAGCTATGGGTGTCAAACTTCACAGAACGAAACCACAGAGGTAATTAACATGTAAGTGCTCTGTTGATTCaagaaacacacatatacaccacATGTAAGGTGCTGTTCAGTGCCCATGTGCTTGTACTAATAAATACAAGATTTGAAAGTGGTAAGGTTCATTCCTTGTCACAGCTCTAACCACTGCTTACATTATCCTATCTGAACCACCTTAAGTGActgaaacaacaaaaatacacagTGGACTGAAATGAAAGAAGGcgggaaaaagaaaaagaattaaaGGTAACTTGATAATGCCACACATGTTGTTTCACCCCCTATAGGCAACTTCCTGCCTCTGAGGAATTCTGTGCTTCATGGGTGGCTGAAATCATATGCTTTTCTAGGTGTCATACATTAAAAGTACACTGAAGATTTGATTAGGTTTTAAACATTTTGACCCCACATGACTTACTGACAAATTCAACTGAAAGATTTAACTGATTCTGATTCGATTTTTTTAACTAGTTTACTATAAAACATACCTTTTACAAAGCCATCTCAAGAATAAAGAAAGTCCTGCATGATAAATGGGTTATCTATGGTTAACCTGAAAAAGAAATGTctgatatacaaaaaaatatacaagTTCTTCACATTAAAACTTTGAATCTTAAAAGCATTTTGCAAAGAGAAAAATGTGCATCCGTCCCCCACGCTGTCCTTCAGATCTCCAGACATGCACCACAGCCACCTGAAAGTTATGAGGTACTTTAAAAGACCAAGCCCCAACCTCCTAAAATGCCCTCTTAAAACGGGCCTGAAACATGATACACTATCAGGACATCACAGCTCTTTTACCGCCAAAAAATTATGCATGCATGATTACATTTTCACACAGAGGTCAAAAACAAGACGATGCATCTATGCCTTAAATACATAACAGTTAAAGCTTCTGTGGAGATGGTTGAGTTCTTCCACTGGGAACTGAAACATTAATACCAATAAGCGTTCATGCCTTCAGATCATGCAAATCACTTTCCCTAATGCTGAGATGCTCTATTAAAACAGAACACAATGAAGTAAGCGGAGTCATTTGTTGCACACTTAAATTTCAGCTTTTGCTTTTTCAGTTTTGCATGTTGTTGTTGGTggattaatgaaaatgtttttgtgcttTCATTAGTAGCTGTAGGGTTCCTGGTCACACCTTTTACTATGAAGGTTTTACAATGCTTTGTCTGCCATGTCAAAAGTTAAAAAGGCCCATAAATCCAAAAAGGCCATTGATATTTATCCCTTTCAGCCACTCACAAACATTCTTGATAGTTAACACACCTCTCACAGAATGTGTCTGGTGTAGTTTTGAAATGAAACACTTGGCTTAAATGTTAACCATGTCAAATGTTCCAAGGGGAAAATGAAGTTCTCCTAATCCTCCCACACAGGCATGATGGATGGTTGCTGGTTTGTTAGACTGATTAAAAATCCATTTACAATGTTTACATTCTTCATGATACTCTGTGGACTTGTGTACTCCTTTACAGAAGCAGAAGAAACTGCTTCACGCTGATACGATGCTGACAAAATATGTCTCTGTGACTATGCTGTCATTTTGAACAAATGGTATGTGATTAGTAGGTACTTTATCATCTTACAGCTGTTTCAGTGATGGACACTGACAAACTCACAATGTACAACGAAATTGAGTGATTAAACCACTATTTTGACTTTGTGAGAAGTTAAAAAGTCCCTCAGATAAATATGTTCTAAAAAGCCCCACCAGCTTGCTGTCCTGTATTGAAGAGAATAATGTTTTGTACATAGCATGTTGTATCAGGTCTCCTGAAAGGAGCTCATTCTCAATTGCCAGCATCAGGTTTCAAGCCAAAAGACTAGGGATCCTTTTGAAGTTCATACAAAAATAGGCCATGTTACCTTCCACAGGACAAGCAAATGCTCTTAGACCTTTGGTCTATAGAGCAAGATTAACAAATCATATTGCATGAAACGTGATGTGTTCAGAATAACAATGTctacactaccaatcaaaagtttgaaggtcagtatgattttgtttttgaacaatatttttaCTGAGCAAGGATTAGCCAaacaaaagtggcagtaaagttTGTGTTACAAAAGTGTTTgaatattacaaaacaaaagatttatatttgaaataaagcttgttcttttgaactttctattcttcagAGAATCCAGAAAAACTGTattacggtttccacaaaaactctactgttaataataaataattttgtcaaatcatgatattagaataaaaaataaaacattcagctttccattacaggaataaattaaatttaaaatacataaaaatagaaaacattaattttaaattgtaataatattactcagtattactgtattttgattaaataaaagcagccttggtgagcttaaaAGGTTTCAAAAACCtatctgacctcaaacttttaaacataaGTGTATATTCCCTCGAAAGCATGCAAATGTgtgattaattaaaatacataagtaTAATTacacataataatatattatacataatcaagtaaaattaaatgctAAATCTAATGCCAAACTATTTGTTATTCCTCAAGGATTGTCCAGGATTCAGTTTCATTATTACATTAAAGAGATAGGGTGTTTAATACTAGTCTAGTCCTACTAGAAGTTAAAGGAGCCACAATTTAGTGCATTTGTACACCGCTAATCAAGCTCCACGCTTGTAATTTACACCAGATGAGAACTATTTCCTCTGACCATGGCTAAGATTCATCAGATTTTGGTTTTGTTAACCTTACATTTGTAGGCCCTGCATATAGTGAAACGTAATCTTAGCTGCAGCAACTTTATTGCCAAAAGCTTTGTTACAATATCTTGATTTCAATTAAGTAGGAGCATGGAAATGGATTAGTCAGGTCAGGTCTACTCTAGAATACACCATTTACATCGTTTTTGGAAAGGAAATGCATTGAATGGACAAAGGAGGGAAGACCTGTCCTCTAACTGCCAACACATTAGCTGCAATGCTTAATGATAGGAGAGAAGGATAACCTTTTCATTTGTTTATACTGGCCTAGATCACCACCTGGCTGTGAACTACATAAATATGTCATCCAGCCCAGATATGTTCAAGGTGACATGATGAAATATCTCCAGACCACTCATAGAAAAAACCCACAGACAGTTACATATACATGCCGACACACACTCACATGTGCCCAAAACAAACAGTGAGTTCTCAAGCTGAAAAGTCTTGTGTGGTGTTTAGAGAGCATTTGGATGGACATTGGACAGCTTGAATTTTTGGATGTTGAGATAATTGGAGTCAAaggaagagatgcattttttcaAAGTGAAATTAGCTTaagcagacagaaggacagagaaGAGCTTTATGAGAGAATGTTTTAAGACAAGAATGTCATGTCAGGGCTGTTTAACTACACTGATGGATAAAAGATACACAATTTCAACGGGTGAAAAATGGAGAAATCTGAAAGAAATACACATGGCTGCTCATGACAGACTTTGGTTTGGGTGTTTGGTTTATCTTGGAAAACATTCCATTGGTTGCTTTCTTAGAAACCTGATCCAGCTCCACCTTTATCTTCCAGAACCGGATATGTACACAGCATATGTCTCTCATTTATTCTGGCAAATAGGATTAGATAAATCGctttaaaaaagcttttaaataaataaatatacctgACATGTTTATCCTGGAATCTCTGGCCATGATGAATTAAAGTTCAAAATTACAGTTGCTCtttgtctattaaaaaaaaaacacgtttatCTTGTATTCTCTGCTTGTGATGATACTGCATGCCGttttttaatatcatttattacattataatagttttctgtgtgaatacaCATGGATTATCCTATTACTCATCATTTATCCTTGAGTATCTGCATGTGATGATATCATATGCAAATCTTACAATATATTTGTGTAAGCAAATTTCTTTCTCCCTTTTATTAGGTTTTTCTTTAATTTGAAGAAAGATTTGCTTTCATGTGAATAAGAAAGCTTTTGTTCTTTTACAAACTCATGAATGTGAACTGAACTGTGCCGCCTCTGTTTACGTTGCGCACCTGGAAGTGCTGTGGTCAGCAATGACATCTTTGAGAAAAGCGCTAGGGAGCAATGACCTCTGGTGTCTTGTTAACCAAGAGGGCAGCTTTCAATGCATGAGAACCACGGGGTGTTGACCTCAGGATAAAAGAGTCCAGCACGACGCCATGTCACGGCTAATGAACAGAGATCTGAGAGATGTAGTAGACATTGCATAAATCTCCAACAAATCAGGCGACTTCGGTAGAGGCACATGTATATTTTCACAGTTAGGTATGAAGATAGCATAAATATGCACCAACAAACATGgtccagctgataaaaacttAAGTTAAACCAGATGGCATGgtaagtttttgtaaaaataagtgAGGTTAATTGTGCTCAACATCACTGAACACCTCATTAGAACTTAGATGTTATACACGTCTGAGTATGACGGCATGATCCACAGCTCCTCAATAATGCAGAGACTTCAGTCAGCCATTGTGAGCAACTCAGATTTCAGCAGACAAGGGTAAAGCAGCCTTGCATTTCTTGTTTCTGCAAATGATTTTTACAGTCATCATCCTAAATTTCTGTAGTTCAGTGCATATTATTTCTGCACCTCCAATTCTAATTAGCTTCACTGATCAATGATGCATGAAGAATTCTCTGTATCCTCATCCTTTTGCCATTCCCAACCGAACCACATTTTGTTAATAATTCCATGGAACATGCCATCTTTACGCTCTTCTTCCCAAAAAAAGTCAGTTCATAGTAATCAGAGAATGTCAAAAAAGACacaaacatcaaaaataaaatgctaattcataaaagtattaattaaaacatCATAATAGACGTTCATTTGACCTGTACACTATACTCCAAAAATGTTTTAGTTATAAAATAGCTATGACATAACAAATTAAACATATCTGCATCCAGAAACTTTTTACTTTCTATTGCCGTTTTGGCTTAAACAACATGCCATTTTTGGATCTAGACACAGATGCAGGCTACATAAAAACTTTGGAGGTGAATATTTTTGCTGCatttaaaattatacaataaGGGCATGTGGGTTTGGAAAGACTTCAGGTGGGCAAATGACGAcagatttatctttttttttaatgaataagtcATGAAAATAGTGGTCTAAAtcgatataaatgtatttattatattataaagagCACACAAAAGACACAAGCCTAAGATGAAAAGGTCAATGAGTATCATGAGCAAGAGGTTAAAAAAGCACAGCAGACCCATGAACAATCCGTCTTTTCACTTAATGTATACTGATAATCAGGAGGACAGAGAGGGAGGCAGGCTCATTCATCATCCCA
This window of the Carassius gibelio isolate Cgi1373 ecotype wild population from Czech Republic chromosome B13, carGib1.2-hapl.c, whole genome shotgun sequence genome carries:
- the LOC127969854 gene encoding storkhead-box protein 1, with the translated sequence MSVQHRVVQLSGASLAVVLCWDEDRKHGASSSSGQDVFADFKSQNSRSFWNKRLVKAVSEVSFQGWLENSVLLVQGNANNLEVLREAWMRRALRSPRGFSIRSVGDLSPVQMSPISQSQYIPLSEILCSVISDMNAANVVVNQEALINHMMKAHPGMTIPTQDILYSALGALIKERKIYHTGEGYFVVTPQTYFITNNMVKERNWWSAGDNDLPSPPPITYLVSNESCMDTSTEVPVMAHCKSCSCFTSPSIVLPSVQDHQSINISECAGKSLKWPKEQKPSIQHQSTSTADYQPSEISKSTNTSRKDKEKAGRKFGLNLFRRNTGKKENKSKKEYATFSGQFPPEEWPVRDEDDLNNLPRDLEHAIIKRINPDLTVDNLVKHTVLMKKLEEKPERAMEKAVDKGISTEALLSIQRHHTSKPVGKKSAPRATRSRRRVPTSKEKQRAKCRTLQCAEDLEADDQILSHHRPELALDEPDNQEESTNLNPKCVYKKRIDNPFLGLPGRDVETNISHKEQKRREAKIPTSGRRERPGHRSKSWDPHRPKAMADSVEKSHTLKDAVCEQLHERAPTVDSTLDVQQVQELCEDYSLAYPESSTLRIEDKIRLRENKVRSREFRHGKVKEIKHQGGDLRNVPDQKNIDDHATHCGTTEVPLLWPKPTNQRRLSLHLLNSKEESHHRPDLLSSHQKIVNITSLQLSDGQTLARNTSQTESEVYTDDEYRIYQKTVEDEDGCSSVCLHEECVDCEISQTGKARCHEPVCADGGWDKHFIEEHAHRKPTRATYKSNEYSWQSSNHQILEKGANSKQEIQGLSKRPQEFSLAVDEHTEALESSIFDYCQTSEVESNSETIHKSADEADAGKSDHWICHPELKDCHQRTNETSEDAGNIIASINDPTGACAGETTESQSYTADSGIDSPRTHMSVTSSNSAILKGLKDRGFLQNLEKLQSNGIHPQSSLLKLTPVMNV